A DNA window from Pleuronectes platessa unplaced genomic scaffold, fPlePla1.1 scaffold_38, whole genome shotgun sequence contains the following coding sequences:
- the LOC128436338 gene encoding uncharacterized protein LOC128436338: MKVHLFGAVSSPSCANYALRRTADDNAEHFPHEVVNTVKCNFYVDDCLKSVASEEVAVQVVKDVTALCHKGGFNLSKWISNSRTVLLSIAEDCRAKEVMELDLDVDQLPMDRALGLQWCIETDKFKFRTSVQEQPQTRRGILSVVSSLYDPLGFLSPLTIPAKLLLQELCRRSLGWDEAIPHSLSKKWFEWLEDLQKVAEFNVDRCMKPRDFGDPATAQLHHFSDASQVGYGTVSYLRLEKDDSVQVSFLLGKARVAPLKQTTIPRLELTAAVLAVRVDKMLQKELQLKLEKSVFWTDSTTVLKYICNETRRFQTFVANRVSFIRGASDTDQWRYVCSKENPADDASRGMTADNFLTGRRWINGPKFLCGPKEVWPKLDADLHVIPADDPEVKRELTVNSVVVDSESATDRLLCYFSSWTRLKRSVAWLLKVKRTLVLLGQKRKELCASKYLSQDKLEPKEQEVKRKIQSFKATLKGQILTPEDLEKAEQSVIQYVQEHKFKAEISSLKNGCKIVAKGSPLYRLDPVMDNGILRVGGRLDKSALPTESKHPVILSKDLHVSVLILRHIHHQLGHAGRNYMLSRLRQRYWIINANSAARKVISDCVVCRRNRGKLLEQKMADLPEERVVPDRAPFTDVGVDYFGPIEVKRGRSLLKRYGVLFTCLTSRAVHLEVAHMLDTDSCINAVRRFICRRGPISTIRSDNGTNFVGANRELKESLAGLNHGKIQRALVQDGIKWSFNTPAASHHGGVWERLIRSVKSVLTSVLKQQILDDEGLQTVFCEAEAILNDRPITKVSDDPDDLEALTPNHILMLKGKPIMPPGLFDRNDLYIRKRWKQIQYMAELFWKRWIAEYLPMMQERQKWTRPRRNLVPGDIVLIADAAAPSPHRSWLMGRILDVRADAKGLVRSVRLRTRTSILERPVTKLCLLLEAGM, encoded by the coding sequence ATGAAAGTTCATTTGTTTGGAGCTGTGTCGTCACCAAGCTGTGCAAATTATGCATTGAGGAGAACAGCAGATGACAATGCCGAACATTTCCCCCATGAAGTGGTCAATACAGTAAAGTGTAATTTTTATGTCGATGATTGCTTGAAATCAGTGGCCTCAGAGGAGGTGGCAGTGCAAGTGGTCAAGGATGTGACTGCGCTTTGTCACAAAGGAGGATTTAATCTTTCCAAATGGATCAGCAACAGCCGAACAGTGCTGCTGTCAATTGCTGAAGACTGCAGAgcaaaggaagtgatggagCTGGATTTGGATGTGGACCAGCTTCCGATGGATCGAGCTTTGGGGCTACAGTGGTGCATTGAAACTGACAAATTCAAGTTTAGAACCTCAGTGCAAGAACAGCCACAGACAAGAAGAGGTATTTTGTCAGTGGTCAGCTCACTTTATGACCCCTTAGGTTTTTTGTCCCCACTCACCATTCCAGCCAAGCTGTTGTTACAGGAGCTTTGTAGGAGAAGCTTGGGGTGGGATGAAGCTATCCCCCATTCTCTCTCCAAGAAGTGGTTTGAGTGGTTGGAGGATCTTCAGAAGGTGGCTGAATTCAATGTGGATCGCTGTATGAAACCCAGAGACTTTGGAGACCCTGCCACTGCACAGCTTCACCACTTCTCTGACGCCAGCCAAGTTGGATATGGAACAGTGTCCTATTTGAGACTGGAAAAGGATGACAGCGTTCAGGTTTCATTTCTGTTGGGAAAGGCCAGAGTTGCTCCACTCAAGCAGACAACAATTCCTCGACTGGAACTCACAGCAGCAGTTCTTGCAGTTCGAGTTGACAAGATGCTTCAGAAGGAGTTGCAACTTAAGCTGGAAAAATCAGTTTTCTGGACCGACAGCACAACTGTTCTTAaatacatctgtaatgaaaccaGACGATTTCAAACTTTCGTGGCAAACAGAGTCTCCTTCATCAGAGGAGCATCAGATACTGATCAGTGGAGATATGTTTGTTCTAAGGAGAATCCAGCAGATGATGCATCAAGAGGAATGACGGCAGATAATTTCCTGACAGGCAGGAGATGGATAAATGGGCCGAAGTTTCTCTGTGGGCCAAAGGAGGTTTGGCCTAAATTGGATGCTGATCTTCATGTTATTCCTGCAGATGACCCAGAGGTCAAAAGGGAGTTGACTGTAAattctgttgttgtggattCTGAAAGTGCCACAGATCGCCTGCTCTGTTACTTTTCATCCTGGACGAGACTAAAAAGGTCTGTTGCCTGGTTGCTGAAGGTCAAGAGAACTCTTGTGTTATTGGGACAGAAGAGAAAGGAGCTGTGTGCCTCTAAATATCTCAGCCAGGACAAGCTGGAGCCaaaagagcaggaagtgaaaaggaaaattcagAGCTTTAAAGCCACACTCAAAGGACAAATCTTGACTCCTGAAGATCTGGAAAAAGCAGAACAGTCAGTCATTCAGTATGTACAAGAACACAAATTTAAAGCTGAAATTTCCTCATTGAAGAATGGTTGTAAAATTGTTGCAAAAGGGAGTCCTCTGTACAGACTGGATCCGGTGATGGATAATGGAATCCTCAGAGTAGGTGGTCGGCTGGATAAATCAGCATTACCAACAGAGTCCAAACATCCAGTCATTTTGTCCAAAGATTTGCATGTATCCGTACTGATTCTGCGTCATATTCATCATCAACTGGGACATGCAGGAAGAAATTACATGCTGTCCAGGCTGCGGCAGAGGTACTGGATCATCAATGCAAACTCTGCTGCAAGGAAAGTTATATCTGACTGTGTTGTTTGCAGACGCAACAGAGGGAAACTCCTTGAACAGAAGATGGCGGACTTGCCTGAGGAAAGAGTGGTGCCTGATAGAGCCCCTTTCACAGATGTTGGAGTTGACTATTTCGGGCCCATTGAGGTTAAAAGAGGCAGAAGTCTTCTTAAAAGGTATGGAGTGCTTTTCACCTGTCTGACTAGCCGTGCTGTGCATTTGGAGGTGGCACATATGTTGGATACAGATTCCTGTATAAATGCTGTCCGGAGGTTCATCTGTAGACGAGGCCCAATCTCCACCATCAGGTCTGATAACGGCACAAACTTTGTTGGAGCTAACCGGGAGCTGAAGGAAAGTCTGGCTGGTTTAAATCATGGCAAAATTCAGAGAGCGTTGGTCCAGGATGGCATAAAATGGAGCTTTAACACACCAGCAGCTTCCCATCATGGTGGTGTTTGGGAGCGCCTGATTCGCTCTGTGAAAAGTGTTCTGACTTCAGTTCTCAAACAGCAAATTCTCGATGATGAAGGGCTCCAAACTGTTTTTTGTGAGGCTGAGGCCATATTGAATGACAGACCCATCACTAAAGTCTCTGATGACCCGGACGACCTGGAGGCACTCACACCTAACCACATTCTGATGTTAAAGGGGAAGCCAATCATGCCACCAGGACTGTTTGACCGCAATGATTTGTACATCAGGAAAAGGTGGAagcaaatacaatacatggcagaaCTGTTTTGGAAGAGATGGATTGCTGAATACTTACCAATGatgcaagagagacagaaatggaCAAGACCAAGGAGAAATCTCGTTCCTGGAGACATCGTCCTCATTGCAGACGCTGCAGCCCCATCTCCCCATCGATCTTGGCTGATGGGGAGAATCTTGGATGTGAGAGCAGATGCAAAGGGCCTGGTACGCTCTGTGCGCCTTCGGACCAGGACCAGCATTCTGGAGAGGCCTGTGACGAAGCTCTGCCTGCTGTTGGAAGCAGGAATGTGA